From Desulfuromonas soudanensis, the proteins below share one genomic window:
- the epmA gene encoding EF-P lysine aminoacylase EpmA, with product MEPNWALARKRPKLEERARIIQSIRAFFIARNYLEVETPHRLPGNAPEEHIDPVPSLPWFLHTSPELGMKRLLAAGYERIFQICRCWRQGERGRRHLPEYTMLEWYRAGCDYRSLMEECEDLLGALVPGLRLTLGGRSVDLSPPWERLTVAEAFARHADLTPQQALASGRFDEIIALQIEPCLGRMRPTFLTEYPSACAALARLKPGNPQVAERFELYVAGIELANAFSELTDPVEQRRRFEEEEERRRAAGKPSVPLPEKFLAELETLPAAAGIALGVDRLVMLLCDVQTIDEVVAFTPEDL from the coding sequence ATGGAGCCGAACTGGGCCCTGGCCCGCAAACGGCCCAAACTCGAAGAGCGGGCCCGGATCATACAGTCGATCCGGGCCTTTTTCATCGCCCGGAACTACCTCGAAGTGGAAACGCCCCACCGCCTCCCCGGCAACGCCCCCGAAGAGCACATCGATCCCGTCCCTTCCCTGCCCTGGTTTCTCCACACCTCGCCGGAACTGGGCATGAAGCGCCTGCTGGCGGCAGGGTACGAGCGGATCTTCCAGATCTGCCGCTGCTGGCGGCAGGGGGAACGGGGGCGCCGGCACCTCCCCGAATACACCATGCTCGAATGGTACCGGGCCGGGTGCGACTACCGGTCCCTGATGGAGGAGTGCGAAGACCTCCTGGGCGCCCTGGTCCCCGGTCTCCGGCTGACCCTCGGGGGGAGGAGCGTCGACCTTTCTCCCCCCTGGGAGCGCCTCACCGTCGCCGAAGCCTTTGCCCGCCATGCGGATCTGACGCCCCAGCAGGCCCTGGCCAGCGGACGTTTCGATGAGATCATCGCCCTGCAGATCGAACCCTGCCTCGGCCGGATGCGCCCGACCTTTCTCACCGAATACCCCTCTGCCTGCGCCGCCCTGGCCCGCCTCAAACCGGGAAACCCCCAGGTCGCCGAACGTTTCGAACTCTATGTCGCCGGCATCGAACTGGCCAACGCCTTCTCCGAACTCACCGACCCGGTCGAGCAGCGGCGGCGCTTCGAGGAAGAGGAGGAGCGGCGGCGCGCCGCCGGCAAGCCGTCCGTCCCCCTGCCGGAAAAATTTCTCGCCGAACTCGAGACCCTCCCGGCCGCCGCCGGAATCGCCCTCGGCGTCGACCGTCTGGTCATGCTCCTGTGCGACGTCCAAACCATTGACGAAGTGGTGGCGTTTACCCCGGAAGATCTGTAG
- a CDS encoding FAD-dependent oxidoreductase has translation MAAEIIGFENNQRISTQQLLQQIYAALEAGETEFNVLSSGHHDIGGPLWTEDGAPLKFRVKNPGQRVGSFGLDGTEIVVEGSAPADAGWLNAGATLTILGDGGDTTAHCAASGKIYVAGRVGTRSGSLMKHDPAYDAPEFWVLKNTGSFSFEFVGGGFAVICGVDCQEDDSVLGDRSCAGMVGGTIYVRGPVSGLSEDVWLLDLDEADRTFLSGGLPVFLGKIDRSALLGELTDFARWKKIVAKTYEERKVHHRITMREFRLGKWVEGGIFGDLVQDDYNHVAGLVNSGADRLKLPHWQDRKYGAPCQTSCPSSIPTQDRINLLRQGKVKEALELVLRYSPFPASVCGEVCPNLCMDACTRQFLDHPVAMKELGRLSLEAASPEPKPSTGKTVAVIGGGPGGLSAAWQLRLSGHAVTLYEADEEVGGKLRQVIPGSRLPESSLQGEIARVKALGVSIRTGTAVDAPLFATIRKEHDAVVIASGAHNSVIIPFPGHERLVKGLDFLKEVNAGKKPAVGERVVVLGAGNAGMDVCLGAYAMGAKKVTSIDIQRPAAYKHEIDGVKALGGEVRWPVFTEKIDERGVWTKDGELIEADMVIIAIGERPDLSYVPREWLTDRGMVDVDGCWQSVKAPGIFAIGDTIKPGLLTHAIGQGAEAALLIDDYLAGKELVPIKKPEVIPQSCLSKELFRPQNRGRLCVTDAKAETSRCLSCGTCRDCSMCLEACPEGAIRRIEKADGAFEYLSDDHLCIGCGICAGICPCGIWAMEQVV, from the coding sequence ATGGCAGCGGAAATCATCGGATTTGAAAATAACCAGCGCATCTCCACCCAGCAGCTCCTGCAGCAGATCTATGCGGCGCTCGAGGCGGGGGAGACGGAGTTCAACGTCCTTTCCTCCGGGCACCACGATATCGGTGGCCCCCTGTGGACCGAGGACGGCGCTCCCCTGAAGTTCCGGGTCAAGAATCCCGGACAGCGGGTCGGTTCCTTCGGCCTCGACGGCACCGAGATCGTCGTCGAGGGGTCGGCGCCCGCCGACGCCGGCTGGCTCAATGCCGGCGCCACCCTGACCATCCTCGGCGACGGCGGCGATACCACCGCCCACTGCGCCGCCAGCGGCAAGATCTATGTCGCCGGCCGGGTCGGGACCCGTTCCGGCTCCCTGATGAAGCACGACCCGGCCTACGATGCCCCCGAGTTCTGGGTCCTGAAGAACACCGGCTCCTTCTCCTTCGAATTCGTCGGCGGCGGCTTTGCCGTCATCTGCGGCGTCGATTGCCAGGAGGACGATTCGGTTCTCGGCGACCGCTCCTGCGCCGGGATGGTCGGCGGCACCATCTACGTCCGCGGACCGGTCTCAGGCCTCTCCGAGGATGTCTGGCTCCTCGATCTCGACGAGGCCGACCGCACCTTCCTTTCTGGCGGGCTCCCGGTCTTCCTCGGCAAGATCGATCGATCCGCTCTCCTCGGCGAGCTCACCGACTTTGCCCGGTGGAAGAAGATCGTCGCCAAGACCTACGAGGAGCGCAAGGTTCATCACCGCATCACCATGCGCGAATTCCGCCTCGGCAAGTGGGTGGAAGGGGGGATCTTCGGCGATCTCGTCCAGGACGACTACAACCACGTCGCCGGCCTGGTCAACAGCGGCGCCGACCGCCTCAAGCTCCCCCACTGGCAGGACCGCAAATACGGCGCCCCCTGCCAGACCTCCTGCCCCTCCTCCATCCCGACCCAGGACCGCATCAATCTGCTGCGTCAGGGGAAGGTCAAGGAGGCGCTGGAGCTGGTCCTTCGCTACTCCCCCTTCCCGGCCAGCGTCTGCGGCGAGGTCTGCCCCAACCTGTGCATGGATGCCTGCACCCGCCAGTTTCTCGATCATCCGGTGGCGATGAAGGAGCTCGGGCGTCTCTCCCTGGAGGCGGCCTCTCCCGAGCCGAAGCCGTCGACGGGGAAGACGGTGGCGGTCATCGGCGGCGGCCCCGGCGGTCTGTCCGCCGCCTGGCAGCTGCGGCTTTCCGGGCATGCCGTGACCCTGTACGAAGCGGACGAGGAGGTCGGCGGCAAGCTGCGCCAGGTCATTCCCGGTTCGCGCCTGCCGGAGAGTTCCCTCCAGGGCGAGATCGCCCGGGTCAAGGCGCTCGGCGTCTCCATCAGGACCGGCACCGCCGTCGACGCTCCCCTCTTCGCCACAATCCGCAAGGAGCACGACGCGGTGGTCATCGCCAGCGGCGCCCACAATTCGGTGATCATCCCCTTCCCCGGTCATGAGCGCCTGGTCAAGGGACTCGACTTCCTCAAGGAGGTCAACGCCGGCAAAAAGCCGGCGGTCGGCGAGCGGGTCGTGGTTCTCGGCGCCGGCAACGCCGGAATGGACGTCTGCCTCGGCGCCTACGCCATGGGAGCCAAGAAGGTCACCTCCATCGACATCCAGCGCCCCGCCGCCTACAAGCACGAAATCGACGGCGTCAAGGCCCTCGGCGGCGAGGTCCGCTGGCCGGTCTTCACGGAAAAAATCGATGAAAGGGGGGTCTGGACCAAGGACGGCGAGCTCATCGAGGCCGACATGGTGATCATTGCCATCGGCGAGCGCCCCGATCTCTCCTACGTCCCCCGGGAATGGCTCACCGACCGCGGGATGGTCGACGTGGACGGCTGCTGGCAATCGGTGAAGGCTCCCGGCATCTTCGCCATCGGAGATACCATCAAACCTGGACTGCTCACCCACGCCATCGGCCAGGGTGCCGAGGCCGCCCTGCTGATCGATGACTATCTTGCCGGCAAGGAGCTCGTCCCGATCAAAAAGCCCGAAGTCATCCCCCAGAGCTGCCTTTCCAAGGAGCTGTTTCGTCCCCAGAACCGCGGGCGCCTCTGCGTGACCGACGCCAAGGCCGAGACGAGCCGCTGCCTTTCCTGCGGCACCTGTCGGGACTGCTCCATGTGTCTCGAGGCCTGTCCCGAAGGGGCCATCCGCCGCATCGAGAAGGCTGACGGCGCCTTCGAATATCTCTCCGACGATCATCTCTGCATCGGCTGCGGGATCTGCGCCGGGATCTGCCCCTGCGGGATCTGGGCGATGGAACAGGTCGTCTGA
- a CDS encoding J domain-containing protein, with product MQPKSNISESALLDACRILFGTKIDLSSQFLAYLQPAGAKSAYREKAKKNHPDLFADSPPGVRRRQSELFQEIHGAYKLLASYLDQRNRPGPPPTRPAGGEERTAKDSGPYRRGTGGPPHLPRQHLEFGLFLYYRGLIAYPDLIAALLWQRRQRPNLGALAKRWGWLDDQKIQATLQHRGSGNRFGTRALQLGFLTGIQLQALLRYQQTLHKKFGQYFVEQGILKAADIDRLAEDLDKHNQGIAVTNRYRSAATGGPTPFRGR from the coding sequence ATGCAGCCAAAATCAAACATTTCCGAATCCGCGCTCCTCGACGCCTGCCGAATCCTCTTCGGGACGAAGATCGACCTGAGCAGCCAGTTCCTCGCCTACCTGCAGCCTGCAGGAGCCAAGTCGGCCTACCGGGAAAAGGCGAAAAAAAATCATCCCGACCTCTTCGCCGACTCCCCCCCCGGCGTCCGTCGCCGGCAGTCGGAACTTTTCCAGGAAATCCATGGCGCCTACAAACTCCTGGCCTCCTATCTCGACCAGCGCAACCGCCCCGGCCCCCCGCCGACACGCCCCGCCGGCGGCGAGGAAAGAACGGCCAAGGATTCCGGGCCGTACCGCAGGGGAACGGGAGGTCCGCCCCATCTTCCCAGGCAGCACCTCGAGTTCGGGCTCTTCCTCTATTACCGGGGACTTATCGCCTATCCCGATCTCATCGCCGCTCTCCTCTGGCAGCGTCGGCAACGTCCCAACCTCGGCGCCCTCGCCAAGCGCTGGGGGTGGCTCGACGACCAGAAGATCCAGGCGACTCTCCAGCACCGGGGCTCCGGCAACCGTTTCGGCACCCGCGCCCTGCAGCTCGGCTTTCTCACCGGCATTCAACTCCAGGCCCTCCTCCGCTACCAGCAGACGCTGCACAAGAAATTCGGCCAGTATTTTGTCGAACAGGGGATCCTGAAGGCGGCGGACATCGACCGGCTGGCCGAAGATTTAGACAAGCACAACCAGGGGATCGCAGTCACCAACCGGTATCGGTCAGCCGCCACCGGCGGCCCGACCCCCTTCCGGGGGCGCTGA
- a CDS encoding elongation factor P — MITTADFKRGLVIQLESAPCLILDYTTQSPSARGGSTLVKTKYRNLLTGQVLEKAFKAGDKVDEADFERRKGQFLYPSGDGGVFMDLENYEQYELDAELFEPVQGFLLEGAEVQLGVFQGRVVSVDAANIVELVVTETAPAIRNATATAQTKEAVLETGLCIQVPGYLESGERIKVDTRDGRFVSRA; from the coding sequence ATGATCACCACCGCCGACTTCAAGCGCGGACTTGTCATCCAGCTCGAGAGCGCGCCCTGTCTCATTCTCGATTATACGACCCAGTCCCCCTCCGCCCGCGGCGGATCGACCCTGGTCAAGACCAAGTATCGCAACCTTCTCACCGGGCAGGTCCTGGAAAAAGCCTTCAAGGCCGGTGACAAGGTCGACGAGGCCGATTTCGAGCGGCGCAAGGGGCAGTTCCTCTATCCCTCCGGCGATGGAGGGGTCTTCATGGATCTGGAAAATTACGAACAGTACGAACTCGATGCCGAGCTCTTCGAGCCGGTACAGGGTTTTCTTCTCGAGGGGGCCGAGGTGCAGCTCGGCGTTTTCCAGGGGAGGGTGGTAAGCGTCGACGCCGCCAACATCGTCGAACTCGTCGTCACCGAGACCGCTCCGGCCATCAGGAACGCCACCGCTACCGCCCAGACCAAGGAGGCGGTTCTGGAGACGGGGCTGTGCATCCAGGTCCCCGGTTATCTCGAGTCCGGTGAACGGATCAAGGTCGACACCCGGGACGGCCGCTTCGTCTCCCGCGCCTGA
- the efp gene encoding elongation factor P, with the protein MYSCADLKKGLKLMIDGEPHYIVAFDFTKPGKGQALYKCKLRNMITGSLFDRTYRSGESFEPAALEDRDMQYLYQDESGYVFMDNKNYEQVTLDEKTLGDEKYFLRDNMDVKILLFNGRGIGITLPNFVNLRVTEADPWVKGDTAAGNNKPVTTESGYTLAVPPFVEAGDLIQIDTRTGDYVTRVKE; encoded by the coding sequence ATGTACAGCTGTGCCGACCTGAAGAAGGGCCTTAAACTGATGATCGACGGCGAACCCCACTACATCGTCGCTTTCGACTTCACCAAGCCGGGGAAGGGGCAGGCCCTCTACAAATGCAAACTGCGCAATATGATCACCGGCTCTCTCTTCGACCGCACCTACCGCTCCGGGGAGAGTTTTGAACCGGCGGCCCTCGAGGATCGCGACATGCAGTACCTCTACCAGGACGAGTCGGGGTACGTCTTCATGGACAACAAAAACTACGAACAGGTCACCCTCGACGAGAAAACCCTCGGCGACGAGAAGTACTTTCTGCGCGACAACATGGATGTGAAGATCCTCCTCTTCAACGGTCGCGGCATTGGCATCACCCTCCCCAACTTCGTCAACCTGCGCGTCACCGAGGCCGATCCCTGGGTCAAAGGGGATACCGCCGCCGGGAACAATAAGCCGGTCACCACCGAAAGCGGCTACACCCTGGCAGTCCCCCCCTTCGTCGAAGCCGGCGACCTCATCCAGATCGACACCCGCACCGGCGATTACGTCACCCGCGTCAAGGAATAA
- a CDS encoding glutamate synthase-related protein, whose product METMKIHDITPNDLPWKIRYDASRCTLCGSCVAACSFRAIAPKVERRRMVFSEGDFPEPKTRFSAIPVIRQVHSIKNYCRGCGICEKVCPNDAIGPLRNVDNRHSIVTRCLAGDSVKRGGRKNLESTSRTLDRLRVGRISQMTDPSLDAQRHTFDLLAPFGRILPPGKLPFAVGADGKLQTTGQSPPVRWIYPVIIGDMSIGALSWRMWEGVAMATAYLNEECGLPVRMCSGEGGVPVRLLKSKYLKYMILQIASGHFGWNRILKAMPHMTEDPAGVLIKIGQGAKPGDGGLLMAQKVAEHIQAIRGVPKADLLSPPNHQGLYSIEESVQKMFLSMNAAFKFRVPVAIKVAASATSVSVFNNLVRDPYNIVGGFFLDGIDGGTGAAHEVSLDHTGHPIVSKLRDCYLAAVTQGRQGQIPLWAAGGLGKTGDLAADAFKMMCLGANGVFTGKLILQMAGCVGNDMGRCNACNTGLCPAGITTQEPALAHRLDPEKVAQNIVNYYLAMDQELKKLMAPIGNSSLPVGRSDALVSTDRAVAERLQIQYVC is encoded by the coding sequence ATGGAAACAATGAAAATTCACGACATCACGCCGAACGATCTCCCCTGGAAAATCCGTTACGACGCCAGCCGCTGCACCCTCTGCGGCTCCTGCGTCGCCGCCTGTTCCTTCCGCGCCATCGCCCCCAAGGTCGAGCGCCGGCGGATGGTCTTCTCGGAAGGGGATTTCCCCGAGCCCAAGACCCGCTTTTCCGCGATTCCGGTGATTCGCCAGGTCCATTCGATCAAGAACTACTGCCGCGGTTGCGGGATCTGTGAGAAGGTCTGCCCCAACGACGCCATCGGGCCGCTGCGCAACGTCGACAACCGGCACTCCATCGTCACCCGCTGTCTGGCCGGCGACTCCGTCAAGCGCGGCGGCCGCAAAAACCTCGAGAGCACTTCGCGCACCCTCGACCGACTGCGGGTGGGACGCATCTCGCAGATGACCGACCCCTCCCTCGACGCCCAGCGTCACACCTTCGACCTGCTGGCCCCCTTCGGCCGCATCCTGCCGCCGGGCAAGCTCCCCTTTGCCGTCGGCGCCGACGGCAAGCTGCAGACCACCGGGCAGTCGCCGCCGGTGCGCTGGATCTACCCGGTGATCATCGGCGACATGTCCATCGGCGCCCTCTCCTGGCGGATGTGGGAAGGGGTGGCCATGGCCACCGCCTACCTCAACGAGGAGTGCGGGCTGCCGGTGCGCATGTGCTCCGGCGAAGGGGGGGTGCCGGTACGCCTCCTGAAGTCCAAATATCTCAAGTACATGATCCTGCAGATCGCCTCCGGTCACTTCGGCTGGAACCGCATCCTCAAGGCGATGCCGCACATGACCGAGGACCCCGCCGGGGTGCTGATCAAGATCGGCCAGGGGGCCAAGCCGGGCGACGGCGGGCTCCTCATGGCCCAGAAGGTCGCCGAGCACATCCAGGCGATCCGCGGCGTCCCCAAGGCCGACCTCCTCTCCCCCCCCAACCACCAGGGGCTCTATTCCATCGAGGAGAGCGTGCAGAAGATGTTCCTCTCCATGAACGCCGCCTTCAAGTTCCGGGTGCCGGTGGCCATCAAGGTCGCCGCCAGCGCGACTTCGGTGTCCGTCTTCAACAACCTGGTGCGCGACCCCTACAACATCGTCGGCGGCTTCTTCCTCGACGGCATTGACGGCGGCACCGGCGCCGCCCACGAGGTCTCCCTCGATCATACCGGCCACCCCATCGTCTCCAAGCTGCGCGACTGCTACCTCGCCGCCGTGACCCAGGGGCGCCAGGGGCAGATCCCCCTGTGGGCCGCAGGAGGCCTCGGCAAGACCGGAGACCTGGCCGCCGACGCCTTCAAGATGATGTGCCTGGGCGCCAACGGCGTCTTTACCGGCAAGCTGATCCTGCAGATGGCCGGCTGCGTCGGCAACGACATGGGGCGTTGCAACGCCTGCAACACCGGCCTCTGCCCTGCGGGGATCACCACCCAGGAGCCGGCCCTGGCCCATCGCCTCGATCCGGAGAAGGTAGCGCAGAACATCGTCAACTACTATCTGGCCATGGACCAGGAGCTCAAGAAGCTCATGGCCCCCATCGGCAACTCCTCCCTCCCTGTCGGGCGGTCCGACGCCCTGGTCTCCACCGACCGGGCCGTGGCCGAGCGACTGCAGATCCAGTACGTGTGTTAA
- a CDS encoding cytochrome c3 family protein has translation MKKLLVVLMLVAFAATPALAADTVVLKAKNGDVTFNHKVHSESMECKTCHGEGTPGKIELDKDSAHALCKDCHKTKGAGPTKCGDCHKK, from the coding sequence ATGAAAAAACTGCTTGTTGTCCTGATGCTGGTCGCTTTCGCCGCCACCCCTGCCCTGGCCGCCGACACCGTCGTTCTCAAAGCGAAAAACGGCGACGTCACCTTCAATCACAAGGTCCACAGCGAGTCGATGGAGTGCAAGACCTGCCACGGCGAAGGGACCCCCGGCAAGATCGAACTCGACAAGGATTCGGCCCACGCCCTGTGCAAGGACTGCCACAAGACCAAGGGCGCCGGCCCCACCAAGTGCGGCGACTGCCACAAGAAGTAA